Proteins encoded by one window of Candidatus Zixiibacteriota bacterium:
- a CDS encoding GNAT family N-acetyltransferase, with amino-acid sequence MDTHDIRFEPITRHNWEDVLRLEVLPEQRHFVPSPTESLAAAYVKPWDEALDPYAIYKDQQLIGCFYISYTPESSDNYWIGGLLIDHKFQGRGHGRTVLREILQFVPTLHPNCEKINLTVEKDNLVAQRLYGSLGFGDTGKVNKYGETILAIPLRRCR; translated from the coding sequence ATGGATACTCATGATATCAGGTTCGAGCCGATAACTCGGCACAACTGGGAAGATGTTCTGCGGCTCGAAGTGCTACCCGAACAGCGCCACTTCGTACCCTCGCCGACGGAGTCTCTCGCTGCTGCCTATGTCAAACCATGGGATGAGGCTCTCGATCCGTACGCTATCTACAAAGATCAGCAATTGATTGGATGCTTCTACATCTCTTATACGCCGGAAAGCAGTGACAACTACTGGATAGGGGGACTGCTTATCGACCACAAGTTCCAGGGTAGAGGACATGGCAGAACTGTTCTGCGCGAAATCCTGCAGTTCGTTCCTACTCTCCATCCGAATTGCGAGAAGATAAACCTAACAGTAGAAAAAGACAATCTCGTAGCGCAGCGGTTGTACGGCAGTCTCGGCTTCGGGGACACAGGCAAGGTCAACAAGTACGGAGAGACTATTCTTGCTATCCCCCTGAGACGCTGCCGATGA
- a CDS encoding bifunctional nuclease family protein, whose protein sequence is MIEVSVKGLARDVTTESPVVILGRPDSDKILPIWIGPYEAWAIAMEMSGIPSKRPLTHDLMKVIVERLNAKVLKIEIFDLREQTFFARILMSQDSETIEIDARPSDAIALALRTNSPIFANSKLFHLRPTDGPEPKRYDPQELKDRLKKINPEDFGKYSL, encoded by the coding sequence ATGATAGAGGTGAGCGTAAAGGGTTTGGCGCGCGATGTCACGACCGAGTCACCCGTTGTGATTCTCGGGCGTCCCGATTCCGATAAAATACTTCCAATATGGATCGGTCCATACGAAGCGTGGGCGATCGCGATGGAGATGTCGGGAATTCCATCGAAGAGACCGCTGACTCACGACCTGATGAAAGTGATCGTCGAGCGGCTCAATGCCAAAGTGCTTAAGATCGAAATATTTGACCTTCGGGAGCAAACATTCTTTGCCAGAATCCTCATGAGTCAAGATTCTGAGACAATCGAAATTGACGCTCGCCCTTCTGATGCTATAGCGCTGGCACTGAGGACGAATTCACCAATATTTGCCAACAGCAAGCTCTTCCACCTCAGGCCGACGGACGGTCCGGAGCCGAAGAGATACGACCCTCAAGAACTCAAGGATCGTCTCAAGAAGATCAACCCGGAAGACTTTGGGAAGTATTCGCTGTAA
- a CDS encoding RNA-binding protein has protein sequence MNIYIGNLSFDTTEDDLRQAVESYGEILSVNVIKDKFSGESRGFAFVEMASKEAGQALIAGLNGTQLRDRELTVNEARARKDDGGGRGGPRGGGSRGGGGSRGGRSW, from the coding sequence ATGAATATCTACATCGGTAACTTGTCGTTTGACACGACAGAAGATGATCTCCGCCAAGCAGTTGAAAGCTATGGCGAAATTCTCAGCGTGAACGTTATCAAAGACAAGTTCAGCGGCGAATCCAGAGGGTTTGCGTTCGTGGAAATGGCTAGCAAGGAAGCCGGACAGGCTTTGATAGCCGGTCTTAACGGCACCCAGCTGCGCGACCGCGAACTAACGGTCAACGAAGCTAGGGCTCGCAAGGACGACGGCGGCGGCCGCGGTGGTCCTCGTGGTGGCGGATCCCGTGGTGGTGGCGGCTCACGTGGAGGCCGTTCCTGGTAG
- a CDS encoding penicillin-binding protein activator, with amino-acid sequence MIKRSILLIGLAFVCCLTTESGAQTIGVDSIRTAIEQAESLYVGGSFAEAASLFSNLTDLNPSYEGADRFRFMEAKSLYYAGEPDQASDLLISVLATEPPPFLQSACHYFLGRIAFDRVDYLAAAEELIRAFHLSDNQELRELLYQNCLNICSGYLSFSEQQQVLTTTHRIDPALFSDMVYRIASNYYDLGLMRRADRVIKLHAEISPRDGDTQIKRLQTNIESELSRSLDIALLVPLTGDLAPYGRQMDAAARLAVETFGTETVNISLKSYDTFGNSIVAAQLARDVTSSGVSVVVGPLTSQEAVGAAAYSDFWSVPMILPSASEKGLTSISRRIFQLTPTPETMGRRMAEAAMEELGLDSVAILSPNDNYGRQITEGFKQVLIANGVVVFDEVYYARGSSDFRRFMLNMKEKVLPDTFDTRIYLDNRGDTLEVEEIAVDIPAVFIPAYAEELKLIIPQLRFYRIRTIILGSEDLGDPDVASLAATKQYPAMFVSHATLTDADTSWQRFSYLFSQSNETEPTSVAGMTFDAVRIALRAAEIGGYSADGIALGLETLGYFDGVAGPLEFNELNENAQAPIYILLNGLIEKWRR; translated from the coding sequence ATGATCAAGCGATCGATACTGTTAATAGGTCTGGCATTTGTCTGTTGCCTCACGACCGAGTCAGGCGCACAAACAATCGGCGTCGATTCAATTCGGACAGCCATCGAGCAGGCTGAATCGCTGTACGTCGGTGGGTCTTTTGCCGAAGCCGCCAGTTTGTTTTCCAATCTCACAGATCTCAACCCATCTTATGAAGGAGCAGATCGCTTCCGATTCATGGAAGCCAAGTCGCTGTACTATGCGGGCGAACCAGATCAGGCTTCTGATCTTCTGATTTCAGTGCTAGCCACTGAGCCACCACCATTTCTGCAGTCGGCCTGTCATTATTTCCTCGGTAGGATAGCATTTGATCGGGTTGACTACCTGGCTGCTGCAGAAGAACTGATACGCGCTTTCCATCTCTCGGACAATCAGGAGCTAAGGGAACTGCTGTATCAAAACTGCCTGAACATCTGCTCGGGATACCTGTCATTCTCGGAGCAACAGCAGGTTCTTACGACGACTCACCGCATTGATCCTGCGCTCTTCAGTGACATGGTCTACAGGATCGCGAGCAACTACTATGACCTTGGTCTCATGAGACGAGCGGACAGGGTGATCAAGCTGCATGCCGAAATCTCTCCCCGCGATGGGGATACACAGATAAAGAGGCTACAGACAAATATAGAGAGCGAGCTCTCTCGATCTCTCGACATAGCCCTCCTCGTGCCGCTCACCGGCGATCTCGCTCCATACGGACGGCAGATGGACGCCGCTGCGAGGCTTGCAGTCGAGACTTTCGGCACCGAGACGGTCAATATCAGCCTGAAATCGTATGACACATTCGGCAACTCGATCGTGGCAGCTCAGCTTGCGCGTGATGTCACTTCCTCCGGAGTGTCGGTAGTAGTCGGCCCGCTGACATCCCAGGAGGCCGTTGGCGCGGCGGCATATTCCGACTTCTGGTCTGTGCCGATGATACTCCCGTCAGCATCCGAAAAAGGACTGACCTCCATATCCAGAAGAATCTTCCAATTGACTCCGACACCGGAGACTATGGGACGGAGAATGGCCGAGGCCGCAATGGAAGAGCTGGGACTCGACTCGGTCGCGATACTCTCGCCAAATGATAATTATGGCAGGCAGATCACCGAAGGATTCAAGCAGGTGCTCATTGCAAACGGAGTCGTTGTTTTTGACGAAGTCTATTACGCGCGCGGTAGCAGCGACTTCCGGAGATTCATGCTCAACATGAAGGAGAAGGTACTGCCCGATACGTTCGATACCAGGATATATCTTGATAACAGAGGGGACACTCTTGAAGTGGAGGAGATTGCTGTTGATATACCGGCAGTCTTCATCCCGGCGTATGCGGAAGAGCTCAAGCTTATCATACCTCAGCTCAGGTTTTACAGGATCAGGACAATCATATTGGGCAGCGAGGATCTCGGAGATCCCGATGTTGCATCTCTCGCGGCAACGAAGCAGTATCCCGCAATGTTCGTGTCTCACGCAACATTGACAGATGCGGACACGAGTTGGCAGCGCTTCAGCTATCTATTTTCTCAAAGCAATGAAACCGAACCGACATCTGTCGCAGGAATGACTTTCGACGCAGTCCGAATCGCTCTCCGCGCCGCGGAGATCGGGGGATATTCGGCAGACGGCATTGCGCTCGGTCTGGAGACTCTGGGATACTTCGATGGCGTCGCAGGGCCGCTCGAATTCAACGAACTCAATGAAAATGCTCAGGCACCGATTTATATACTCCTCAACGGACTGATCGAGAAATGGCGCCGCTGA
- the larE gene encoding ATP-dependent sacrificial sulfur transferase LarE yields MAPLNSELKNKYDRLLETISGYGKAVVAFSGGLDSGFVVYAAVKALGRENVLAVTADSESLARDDKDYAANFVKTIGIPDRHRAIRTNELADENYASNKSDRCFFCKHELFSKLEKFALENDYDCVLDGANASDIGDHRPGQRAARNHAVKSPLLDVGLSKDEIREIARSEGLEIWDKPQAACLASRIPYGDRVTPEKLAMVEKAERVLRECGFRQMRVRHHGKIARIEIEEKDIERFVEPQLRQRISEEFRGIGFLWVTLDLKAFKTGSMNIMIEDGKRE; encoded by the coding sequence ATGGCGCCGCTGAATTCCGAACTGAAGAACAAGTATGACAGGCTTCTCGAAACGATATCTGGCTACGGGAAGGCTGTCGTCGCGTTTTCGGGGGGGCTCGATTCGGGATTCGTGGTCTATGCCGCTGTCAAGGCGCTCGGCCGTGAGAATGTCCTTGCCGTGACGGCAGATTCTGAAAGCCTGGCGAGAGATGACAAGGATTACGCTGCGAACTTCGTGAAAACCATCGGAATCCCCGATAGACACAGGGCTATCCGCACCAATGAGCTGGCCGATGAAAACTACGCGTCGAATAAATCTGACCGTTGCTTTTTCTGCAAACATGAGCTTTTCAGCAAGCTTGAGAAGTTCGCTTTGGAGAACGATTATGATTGCGTGCTCGATGGTGCAAATGCCTCCGACATCGGCGATCACAGACCGGGCCAGCGAGCCGCCAGGAATCATGCAGTCAAGAGCCCCCTTCTCGATGTAGGCTTGAGCAAAGACGAAATTCGGGAGATAGCAAGGAGCGAGGGGCTCGAGATTTGGGACAAGCCTCAAGCAGCGTGTTTGGCTTCGAGGATTCCATACGGCGACAGAGTCACTCCGGAGAAGCTTGCGATGGTCGAAAAGGCCGAGAGAGTGCTCCGCGAGTGCGGGTTTCGTCAAATGCGGGTTCGCCATCACGGCAAGATTGCACGAATCGAAATCGAAGAGAAAGACATCGAACGGTTCGTCGAACCACAACTGCGGCAACGAATCAGCGAAGAGTTCAGAGGAATTGGTTTCCTCTGGGTCACGCTTGACTTGAAAGCGTTCAAAACCGGAAGCATGAACATTATGATAGAGGATGGTAAGCGTGAGTGA
- the rpsR gene encoding 30S ribosomal protein S18, with amino-acid sequence MMPMEFDVRKKRKGRFADIKIGKVDYKDDRLLRKFMSENGKIIPRRITGVSAKAQRKLTRAIKRARIMALLPFVEEANK; translated from the coding sequence ATGATGCCAATGGAATTTGATGTTAGGAAGAAGCGGAAAGGCCGCTTTGCAGATATCAAGATCGGTAAAGTCGATTATAAGGATGACAGGCTTCTGAGGAAGTTCATGTCGGAAAACGGCAAGATCATCCCTCGCAGAATTACGGGAGTATCTGCGAAGGCACAGCGCAAGCTGACACGCGCGATCAAGCGCGCCAGAATAATGGCCCTCCTGCCGTTTGTGGAGGAAGCTAACAAGTAG
- the asnA gene encoding aspartate--ammonia ligase, giving the protein MKTSFRIPEEYTSALSVCETETAIKEIKDFFQDDLAAELNLNRVTAPLFVEAGTGINDDLNGVDRPVSFTVRDLGHRKVEVVQSLAKWKRLTLAELRVPAGEGIYTDMNAIRPDEELDNLHSIYVDQWDWERVITPQQRNLDELKQTVQQIYSVIRRTESHICRRFPALERMLPNDIVFVHANELEDHFPELSPGERECQIAREHGAVFIIGIGAPLRDGKPHDGRAPDYDDWITPNGRGCGLNGDIIIWYPILNVAFELSSMGIRVTPDSLKVQLQMTGTTDREKLYYHRRLLAGDLPLTIGGGIGQSRLCMMLLRKAHIGEIQVGIWPDEVRTTLRDRQIVLL; this is encoded by the coding sequence ATGAAAACTTCTTTTCGTATTCCAGAAGAGTACACATCAGCGCTAAGCGTTTGTGAAACTGAGACAGCAATCAAAGAAATCAAAGATTTTTTTCAGGACGATTTAGCAGCTGAACTGAACCTGAATAGGGTAACAGCACCGCTGTTCGTTGAGGCGGGAACAGGCATTAACGACGATCTCAACGGAGTGGATCGCCCGGTTTCCTTCACCGTGAGGGACTTGGGGCACCGGAAGGTGGAGGTGGTTCAGTCGCTGGCCAAATGGAAGCGGCTGACACTAGCAGAATTGCGTGTACCAGCAGGTGAAGGAATCTATACGGACATGAATGCCATCCGACCGGATGAGGAGTTGGACAACCTTCATTCCATTTACGTGGACCAGTGGGATTGGGAGCGGGTGATCACACCGCAGCAGCGAAACCTGGACGAGTTGAAACAAACGGTGCAGCAAATCTATAGCGTGATCCGTCGCACTGAGTCCCACATCTGTCGAAGATTTCCAGCCCTTGAGAGAATGCTCCCCAATGACATAGTGTTTGTACACGCCAATGAATTGGAAGATCATTTCCCCGAACTTTCCCCTGGCGAAAGAGAATGCCAAATCGCCCGGGAACATGGCGCCGTTTTTATCATCGGGATTGGCGCACCGTTGCGTGATGGCAAACCGCACGATGGGCGAGCCCCAGACTACGACGATTGGATTACTCCGAATGGCAGGGGGTGCGGGCTCAATGGGGATATTATCATATGGTACCCGATCTTGAATGTGGCATTTGAACTTTCTTCGATGGGCATCCGTGTTACCCCAGATTCTCTAAAGGTCCAATTGCAAATGACTGGGACTACGGATCGAGAGAAACTGTACTATCACCGGCGGCTCTTGGCTGGGGATCTGCCCCTCACCATTGGTGGTGGGATCGGTCAATCCCGACTCTGTATGATGCTGTTGAGAAAAGCCCATATCGGGGAAATCCAGGTTGGCATCTGGCCAGATGAAGTACGCACGACACTTCGGGATAGGCAGATCGTACTTCTCTGA
- the rplI gene encoding 50S ribosomal protein L9 has translation MKVILREDLDNVGKCGDIVDVKAGYGRNYLLPRNLAIPASKGNLKAINEVTTQKTLRDKKLRREAERIKDHIEKMSCTAEVNVGEEDKMFGSITSSIIADLLKAEGVSVDRRKILLEEPIKNLGVYSVPVKVTTDVIANLKLWVVKKS, from the coding sequence ATGAAAGTTATCTTGAGAGAAGATCTTGATAATGTCGGCAAGTGCGGTGACATTGTCGATGTGAAGGCCGGTTACGGAAGGAACTACCTGCTTCCGCGTAATTTGGCGATTCCCGCCTCGAAAGGGAATCTTAAGGCTATTAACGAAGTAACAACGCAGAAGACACTCCGTGACAAGAAGCTTCGCAGAGAGGCCGAGAGGATCAAAGATCACATCGAGAAGATGTCCTGTACGGCTGAAGTGAATGTTGGTGAAGAAGACAAGATGTTCGGTTCGATCACTTCTTCTATTATTGCCGATCTGCTCAAGGCTGAAGGTGTATCAGTCGATCGCAGAAAGATCCTCCTTGAGGAACCGATTAAGAACCTTGGCGTTTACTCCGTTCCCGTCAAAGTTACAACGGATGTGATCGCAAACTTGAAACTGTGGGTGGTGAAGAAGAGTTGA
- the pth gene encoding aminoacyl-tRNA hydrolase codes for MIKLVAGLGNPGRKYSRTRHNLGFMVADLLAEKYSSGFKSAKGDYRQSTVSLSGRNIIVIKPTTYMNLSGDAVRVAADYHGIDPNEILVITDDINLPLGKIRIRLRGADGGHRGLRSVVDELQTDCFSRLRLGVGLPDCPEIASEVFVLENFRKEEEKSVKEMIENAVSAVELIVSDGVQTAQQTYN; via the coding sequence ATGATAAAACTTGTAGCTGGACTAGGTAACCCGGGTCGCAAATACAGCAGAACCCGGCACAACCTCGGCTTTATGGTCGCCGACCTCTTAGCCGAGAAATACTCGTCTGGTTTCAAGTCTGCGAAGGGAGATTACAGGCAGAGCACGGTTTCGCTTTCGGGACGTAACATAATCGTGATAAAACCGACCACCTACATGAATCTCTCCGGTGACGCGGTGAGGGTGGCGGCGGATTATCATGGTATCGACCCGAACGAGATTTTGGTGATAACTGATGATATCAATCTGCCGCTTGGAAAGATACGAATTCGCCTGCGAGGCGCGGATGGCGGCCACAGAGGCCTGAGATCGGTAGTCGATGAGTTGCAGACCGATTGCTTCTCGCGACTAAGGCTCGGAGTCGGACTGCCGGATTGCCCGGAGATAGCCTCCGAGGTGTTCGTGCTCGAAAACTTTCGCAAGGAAGAAGAAAAGAGTGTTAAGGAAATGATAGAAAACGCGGTTTCCGCTGTCGAATTGATCGTATCCGACGGCGTCCAGACCGCACAGCAAACATATAATTGA
- a CDS encoding DUF262 domain-containing HNH endonuclease family protein, which produces MKIQTLDKDISEQLRSCFLRIPRFQRPYSWEISHLEDFWSDTIVESDSDYFIGAIVLYTWTKGMYGIVDGQQRLTTIAMTLCALRNALSLAGFMDLADGVHNLIERRDIDNQLQYVLQTESSYPFLQEQILNRESSDEIMAADRTEERRLAQGFAYLSKKINETVKSIDANTTLSAQKKKSAIKSELVKIRDRILSLKIIVTTLETQDDAYTIFETLNARGMDLTITDLVRTLLTRLLPTTNEGVDRAKDRFHDIVQLFETSAANISTRSFLHHYWLSRHEYTTEKKLYKSIKKEVKKRDDAKEFLSSLEGDAKCYRIIHEPSFRDKWLIEENDIRDSLRALNLFQVKQQVPFVLAVMRAYEGSEIAVPLAKRALRAVESFHFIFTAITSQRSSGGISFMYAYHARELQRAKTAESRKAAIQGLVTKLREKLPPYEEFQANFRLLQCSEKFTKRKELVRYILSRFLKVDHISVSPNWEGMTIEHIANQGQTLGSGLSDAEAAEIGNLLLVSEELNTKLGSKSFAAKMKLLERQGMVDKTMSEYDEWSAEAIRERTDHMAKRAFRSIWKIK; this is translated from the coding sequence ATGAAGATCCAAACATTAGATAAGGATATAAGCGAGCAACTACGCTCGTGCTTCTTGCGAATCCCACGGTTTCAAAGACCGTATTCGTGGGAAATTAGTCACCTTGAAGACTTTTGGAGTGACACAATAGTCGAGTCAGATAGCGACTATTTCATTGGAGCGATTGTTTTGTACACGTGGACCAAGGGGATGTACGGAATCGTTGATGGACAGCAGCGTCTGACAACGATCGCCATGACGCTCTGCGCCCTCCGCAATGCTCTGAGTCTCGCAGGTTTCATGGATCTTGCAGATGGAGTTCACAACTTAATTGAGCGAAGAGATATTGACAACCAACTTCAATATGTTCTTCAAACCGAGTCATCCTACCCTTTCTTACAGGAGCAAATACTAAACCGGGAGAGCTCGGACGAGATAATGGCCGCAGATCGCACCGAAGAAAGAAGACTTGCCCAAGGCTTCGCGTATTTGAGCAAGAAGATAAACGAAACTGTAAAGTCAATTGATGCAAACACTACGCTTTCAGCCCAAAAGAAGAAATCAGCCATAAAGTCTGAACTTGTGAAGATCCGAGATAGAATACTATCACTGAAAATAATCGTTACTACCCTCGAAACCCAGGACGATGCTTACACGATATTTGAGACACTCAACGCGAGGGGGATGGATCTAACGATCACAGACCTTGTTAGAACTCTCCTCACTCGTCTGCTGCCCACCACGAACGAAGGAGTGGATCGAGCCAAGGATCGATTCCACGATATAGTTCAGCTATTTGAAACGTCAGCAGCAAACATCAGCACCAGGAGCTTTCTTCACCATTATTGGCTGTCGAGGCATGAATACACTACTGAGAAGAAACTCTACAAGTCTATCAAGAAGGAAGTAAAGAAAAGGGACGATGCTAAGGAATTCTTAAGCTCGTTGGAGGGGGACGCAAAGTGTTACCGCATAATCCATGAGCCGTCATTTCGAGATAAGTGGCTCATTGAGGAGAATGATATCAGGGATTCATTGCGAGCGCTAAATCTATTTCAAGTTAAGCAACAAGTGCCATTCGTGTTGGCCGTTATGCGAGCTTATGAGGGAAGCGAGATCGCTGTACCCCTCGCAAAGAGAGCCTTGCGGGCCGTGGAGAGCTTCCACTTCATCTTTACAGCCATTACTTCACAGCGATCATCCGGTGGCATTTCATTTATGTATGCATATCATGCTCGCGAATTACAAAGGGCTAAAACTGCCGAGTCGCGGAAAGCTGCTATTCAGGGCCTAGTCACGAAGCTGCGGGAGAAGCTACCACCTTATGAGGAATTCCAGGCTAATTTTCGACTTCTTCAATGCTCCGAGAAATTCACTAAGCGAAAAGAACTGGTGAGGTATATATTGAGTAGATTTCTCAAAGTCGATCACATCAGCGTCTCTCCTAACTGGGAGGGTATGACCATCGAACACATCGCTAACCAGGGTCAAACACTGGGCTCAGGACTTAGCGATGCGGAGGCTGCCGAGATTGGTAATCTCCTTCTCGTCAGCGAGGAACTCAATACCAAACTCGGTTCGAAGTCGTTTGCTGCAAAAATGAAGCTCTTAGAGCGACAAGGAATGGTAGATAAGACAATGAGCGAGTACGATGAATGGAGCGCAGAGGCAATAAGGGAACGAACTGACCATATGGCGAAGCGTGCTTTTAGGTCCATTTGGAAAATTAAATAA
- a CDS encoding YybS family protein, translating into MTSAQIRLSWTAVGMVVSYNLFCWLPASIWAFTIIASTALVFLFAVRPYWIGSVVAVGCLAAGILTARFMLDGYLYYFIGFASILVILPALLMAIGNRRGLSAYKTQLIAIVPVSIVMVLYLGNIWNAASSWKEILGVMSNMATEWNSQAFAILPSSLSPEEMMHLKESVKSFFDLFYRFSPGLVICWAAAMNIAAYFFAGKMIRKDGGFHREFRGFIFWKIDMINMVLLGAGILIWLIELKSLMPFAENLLFILAVSYMVAGLALIEFYMKRLRIHTGLRIAIYLVLFVSGWIGGLIAVAIGLVDSQFDFRRVRAQQIG; encoded by the coding sequence ATGACTTCGGCGCAGATCAGGCTGAGCTGGACTGCAGTCGGCATGGTGGTTTCCTATAACCTCTTCTGCTGGCTGCCGGCCAGTATCTGGGCCTTCACTATAATCGCGTCAACCGCTCTGGTTTTCCTGTTTGCGGTTCGCCCGTATTGGATCGGTTCAGTGGTCGCTGTCGGATGCTTGGCCGCAGGTATACTCACAGCGCGATTTATGCTGGACGGTTACCTGTACTACTTCATAGGATTCGCATCGATTCTTGTGATCCTTCCGGCCTTGCTGATGGCAATTGGAAATCGCCGAGGGTTGTCGGCCTACAAGACACAGCTGATAGCCATAGTTCCCGTGTCGATTGTTATGGTGCTGTATCTTGGAAATATCTGGAATGCAGCGAGTTCATGGAAGGAAATTCTCGGAGTGATGAGCAACATGGCAACTGAGTGGAACAGTCAGGCATTCGCCATTCTCCCATCATCTCTTTCACCTGAGGAGATGATGCACCTGAAGGAATCGGTCAAATCATTCTTCGATCTATTCTATCGGTTCTCTCCGGGACTTGTGATCTGTTGGGCGGCCGCCATGAACATAGCAGCCTATTTCTTTGCCGGAAAGATGATCCGAAAGGATGGCGGATTTCACCGCGAATTTCGGGGATTCATATTCTGGAAAATCGACATGATAAATATGGTTTTACTCGGTGCAGGAATTTTGATCTGGCTGATCGAGCTGAAGAGTCTGATGCCTTTTGCCGAAAACCTGCTCTTCATTTTGGCCGTATCATATATGGTGGCGGGACTTGCATTGATCGAATTCTACATGAAAAGGCTCAGAATTCACACGGGTTTGAGAATAGCCATCTATCTTGTCCTGTTCGTATCGGGATGGATCGGCGGCCTGATCGCCGTCGCAATCGGACTCGTGGATTCTCAGTTCGATTTCAGGCGTGTGCGAGCACAGCAGATTGGGTGA
- a CDS encoding phosphatase PAP2 family protein, which translates to MIETLVGIDEQLMHFINVSLANRLFDVVMPIVTSEYFVRSVLGGAVVVMVWKGGKYGLITGLLAILTVLLSDQMSSQMIKPWVGRLRPCHELEWVNVLVNCSSGKSFPSSHAVNSFAQAVLWSSRYPKLGYFAYPLASLIAISRVFVGVHYPLDIVAGAIVGSICAGITILIYRFGLSRIGILNAPHPIKTP; encoded by the coding sequence ATGATTGAAACACTTGTCGGCATAGATGAACAACTGATGCATTTCATAAATGTGTCACTTGCGAATCGGTTGTTTGATGTGGTCATGCCGATTGTAACATCGGAATACTTCGTGCGCTCGGTGCTTGGGGGCGCAGTTGTCGTGATGGTGTGGAAGGGGGGCAAGTATGGACTTATCACGGGGCTGCTGGCGATCCTGACGGTGCTCCTCTCCGATCAGATGTCATCGCAGATGATCAAACCGTGGGTTGGGCGGCTCCGCCCGTGCCATGAGCTCGAATGGGTCAATGTCCTGGTGAACTGCTCGTCGGGGAAGTCGTTTCCGTCGTCGCACGCGGTCAACTCATTCGCACAGGCGGTGCTCTGGTCATCTCGTTATCCGAAACTAGGGTATTTCGCATATCCGCTGGCTTCGTTGATAGCTATTTCGAGAGTGTTCGTCGGGGTGCACTATCCGTTGGACATCGTGGCAGGCGCGATTGTAGGCTCAATCTGCGCTGGGATCACTATCCTGATATACAGATTCGGGCTCTCTCGAATCGGGATCCTAAATGCGCCGCATCCGATCAAAACTCCTTGA
- the rpsF gene encoding 30S ribosomal protein S6, with protein sequence MKLYETGIILDPQLEESQFDKEIEQFESLITTNGGKIVDVNRWGIRRLAYEINKKQQGFYVFIQFEGDGTIPSKLEKAFLLNENVVRFMTVVPDWLGEDQEETRTPEDHRSSRY encoded by the coding sequence GTGAAGCTTTACGAAACCGGTATTATTCTCGACCCGCAGCTCGAAGAGAGCCAGTTCGACAAAGAAATCGAACAATTTGAATCACTGATCACAACCAACGGTGGCAAGATTGTCGATGTCAACCGCTGGGGCATACGCCGCCTTGCGTATGAGATCAACAAGAAGCAGCAGGGATTCTATGTGTTCATCCAGTTCGAAGGGGATGGCACTATTCCCAGCAAGCTGGAGAAAGCATTCCTGTTGAACGAGAACGTGGTTCGATTTATGACAGTTGTCCCCGACTGGCTCGGAGAAGATCAGGAAGAGACCAGAACACCCGAGGATCATCGCTCCTCCAGGTACTGA